In a genomic window of Glycine max cultivar Williams 82 chromosome 13, Glycine_max_v4.0, whole genome shotgun sequence:
- the LOC102660170 gene encoding uncharacterized protein, which yields MILRCDNILEKNIRSGTTDAVNLKETNIPAAIDSISVAEGLPSPGFHDKCNNEKSSDVNLNEQIGRIREALPNEDLKIAEQPVLELNTSISDTSMEDKRETDALELDEMKMEYDSTAAKHLLPDVIMKDKRLSEVSTASGGLRVKSRFIPLQAIAESNAF from the exons ATGATACTAAG gtgTGACAAcattttagagaaaaatatacGTAGTGGAACAACTGATGCTGTCAATTTGAAGGAGACAAACATTCCGGCAGCCATTGACTCTATTTCAGTGGCTGAGGGCCTTCCGTCCCCTGGTTTTCATGATAAATGTAATAATGAGAAAAGTTCTGATGTTAATTTAAATGAACAAATTGGGAGGATTCGTGAAGCTTTGCCAAATGAAGATTTAAAAATTGCAGAGCAACCAGTCTTGGAGTTAAACACATCAATTTCTGATACTTCAATGGAGGACAAACGGGAAACTGATGCACTTGAACTTGATGAGATGAAAATGGAATATGATTCCACTGCTGCAAAACATTTATTGCCAGATGTTATAATGAAAGATAAAAGGCTTAGTGAAGTGAGCACTGCCTCAG GTGGATTGAGAGTGAAGTCAAGGTTTATTCCCCTTCAGGCGATTGCTGAATCCAACGCCTTTTAA
- the LOC100786895 gene encoding pentatricopeptide repeat-containing protein At5g24830, giving the protein MAETLIFSVPTGEPSFLIFLNRTFLSIKRRLLARILRYQNDAVAHSRIFREVDDSATEKKCELNAGDCLSNDGGNGRHAVFNALDTMLKDSLERLKMMRENLCLVKTGLTIGYACESKYAEDTATIRRLCLDGKLGAAVWLWGKMAQKGVVSDVFTHNHIVNGLCKIGLLDKADLVVREMLEFGPRPNCATYNTLIKGYCAVNGVDRALYLFSTMTYAGILPNRVTCRILVHALCEKGLLMEAKRMLEEVLKDDDEKDIPDLVISTVFMDSYFKDGAIIQALNLWNQMLQNCTKVDVVAYNVLINGFCKSQQMNLAYGYACEMFKKGLLPDAFTYNIIIGALCKEGKISEACYTVGVMSNMGIMPDQITYQIVIRGLCFAGEIVRAKHLLWCMLNNLMVPKPLIWNLIIDLYGRYNDLSNAFFTRDQMLSFGVCPNVFTYNALILAQVKSGNFHGACSLKEEMISKCLFPDVVTYNLLIGAACNIGRLDFALLLHDQMVQRGYEPDLITYTELVRGFCIRGKMKEAEELYAKILKSGLLNDHVPVQILFNKYCKLKEPVIAFNFYQDWLESKKGSLP; this is encoded by the exons ATGGCTGAAACCCTAATTTTCTCCGTCCCCACCGGAGAACCTTCTTTCTTAATATTCCTAAATCGCACCTTTCTCTCCATCAAACGACGCCTCCTCGCTCGCATTCTTCGCTACCAAAACGACGCCGTTGCACACTCCAG GATTTTCCGTGAAGTGGATGATTCGGCCACTGAGAAAAAGTGCGAATTAAACGCCGGAGATTGTTTGTCAAACGACGGCGGGAATGGACGACACGCCGTTTTCAATGCGCTGGATACTATGCTTAAGGACAGTTTAGAGCGTCTTAAGATGATGAG GGAAAACTTATGTCTGGTAAAGACTGGTCTAACTATAGGATATGCATGTGAATCCAAGTATGCTGAAGATACAGCTACTATTAGGCGTTTGTGCTTAGATGGTAAGCTGGGAGCAGCTGTTTGGCTTTGGGGGAAAATGGCGCAGAAAGGTGTCGTTTCTGATGTGTTTACCCACAACCATATTGTAAATGGGCTGTGCAAAATTGGGCTTCTGGACAAGGCGGATTTGGTTGTTAGAGAGATGTTAGAATTTGGTCCTCGTCCCAACTGTGCCACTTATAATACTTTGATTAAGGGCTATTGTGCTGTTAATGGTGTGGATAGGGCTTTGTATCTGTTCTCCACCATGACCTATGCTGGGATTCTGCCAAACAGGGTTACTTGTAGGATACTGGTGCATGCACTGTGTGAGAAAGGTCTTCTTATGGAAGCTAAAAGGATGCTTGAAGAAGTATTAAAGGATGATGACGAGAAAGACATACCTGATTTAGTTATCTCTACTGTATTTATGGATAGCTACTTTAAGGATGGAGCAATTATTCAGGCTCTCAATCTTTGGAATCAGATGCTTCAAAATTGTACTAAAGTTGATGTTGTAGCTTATAATGTTCTTATCAATGGATTTTGCAAGAGTCAACAAATGAACCTTGCATATGGATATGCATGTGAGATGTTTAAGAAAGGTTTACTTCCTGATGcttttacttataatattattattggtgCTCTTTGCAAGGAAGGAAAAATTAGTGAGGCTTGCTATACCGTTGGAGTTATGTCTAATATGGGAATTATGCCTGATCAAATTACATACCAGATTGTGATTCGAGGCCTTTGTTTTGCTGGAGAGATTGTTAGAGCAAAACACTTGCTTTGGTGTATGTTGAACAATTTAATGGTGCCCAAGCCTTTAATATGGAATCTAATAATTGACTTATATGGGAGATATAATGATCTTAGTAATGCATTTTTTACAAGAGATCAGATGCTGTCTTTCGGTGTTTGCCCTAATGTATTTACTTATAATGCTTTAATTCTTGCACAAGTGAAGAGTGGAAATTTCCATGGTGCTTGCTCTCTGAAGGAAGAGATGATTTCGAAATGTCTCTTTCCTGATGTGGTTACCTATAATTTGTTGATAGGTGCTGCTTGTAATATAGGACGTCTTGATTTTGCTCTTCTATTACATGATCAGATGGTGCAGAGGGGTTATGAACCAGATTTAATAACTTATACTGAACTTGTTAGGGGGTTCTGTATAAGAGGTAAGATGAAAGAGGCAGAAGAGCTCTATGCCAAAATACTAAAATCTGGTTTGTTGAATGATCATGTTCCAGTTCAGATTCTTTTTAATAAGTACTGCAAATTGAAGGAACCAGTTATAGCATTTAACTTTTATCAAGACTGGTTGGAAAGTAAAAAGGGCAGTCTTCCTTGA